A part of Bacillus thuringiensis genomic DNA contains:
- a CDS encoding Stp1/IreP family PP2C-type Ser/Thr phosphatase, with product MKAVFLSDKGKVRQHNEDSAGVFHNLDGNILAVVADGMGGHRAGDVASSMTIQLFHDYWKQTHNMNEPKKVEEWLHTSVGIINERIYEYSKQHVECNGMGTTLIIAICTPNFVTIGHIGDSRCYMVSEGEISLVTEDHSLVNELVRHGEISKEDAEYHPKKNVLLRALGTEEKVGLDVKTLVLEEDDQLLLCSDGLSNKVSIADMQQILQLNEQLETKGQRLIQLANDRGGEDNITLVLIDYAGSTNESR from the coding sequence ATGAAAGCCGTGTTTCTATCGGATAAAGGAAAAGTTCGTCAACATAATGAAGATAGTGCAGGAGTTTTTCACAATTTAGATGGAAATATTTTAGCGGTAGTAGCAGATGGAATGGGAGGTCATCGAGCTGGTGATGTAGCTAGCTCGATGACCATTCAATTATTCCATGATTATTGGAAGCAAACGCATAATATGAATGAACCAAAAAAAGTAGAAGAGTGGTTACATACGAGTGTTGGGATTATTAATGAGCGTATATATGAGTACTCTAAACAACATGTAGAATGTAATGGTATGGGAACAACACTTATAATAGCGATTTGTACGCCAAACTTTGTGACAATAGGTCATATAGGAGATAGTCGTTGTTATATGGTATCAGAGGGGGAAATCTCGCTTGTAACGGAAGATCACTCCCTTGTAAATGAACTTGTGAGACATGGTGAAATTTCAAAAGAAGACGCAGAATATCACCCGAAAAAGAATGTTTTGTTAAGGGCATTAGGAACAGAAGAAAAAGTCGGATTAGATGTGAAAACATTGGTGCTTGAGGAAGATGATCAGTTACTTCTTTGCTCTGATGGCTTATCTAACAAAGTTTCTATTGCTGATATGCAACAAATTTTACAGCTAAATGAACAGCTTGAAACTAAGGGACAACGTCTCATTCAATTGGCGAATGATCGTGGCGGGGAAGATAATATCACCCTTGTTCTTATTGATTATGCGGGTTCGACAAACGAAAGTAGGTGA
- the def gene encoding peptide deformylase produces the protein MAVLEIVKHPNEVLETPCERVINFDKKLVKLLKDMHETMLIADGVGLAAPQVGVSLQVAVVDIDDDTGKIELINPSILEKRGEQVGPEGCLSFPGLYGEVERADYIKVRAQNRRGKVFLLEAEGFLARAIQHEIDHLHGVLFTSKVTRYYEENELE, from the coding sequence ATGGCAGTTTTAGAAATAGTAAAGCATCCAAATGAAGTGTTAGAAACACCATGCGAAAGAGTAATTAACTTTGATAAAAAGTTAGTGAAATTGTTGAAAGATATGCATGAAACAATGTTAATTGCGGACGGAGTCGGTTTAGCTGCGCCTCAAGTAGGTGTAAGCTTGCAAGTAGCGGTAGTTGATATCGATGATGATACGGGGAAAATCGAGTTAATCAATCCATCGATACTAGAAAAACGTGGTGAACAAGTAGGTCCCGAAGGTTGTCTAAGCTTCCCGGGACTTTATGGTGAAGTGGAACGTGCGGATTATATTAAAGTACGTGCGCAAAATCGCCGAGGTAAAGTATTTTTACTAGAAGCAGAAGGATTTTTAGCACGTGCCATTCAACATGAAATCGATCATTTACACGGTGTGTTATTTACATCGAAAGTGACAAGGTATTATGAGGAAAACGAATTAGAATAG
- the remA gene encoding extracellular matrix/biofilm regulator RemA, whose product MAMRFLNIGYGNIVSAHRIIAIVSPESAPIKRTVQEAREHNALLDATYGRKTRAVIVMDDGHVVLSPIQPETIAHRLNNKEDLSEEG is encoded by the coding sequence ATGGCCATGCGGTTTTTAAATATTGGATACGGAAATATTGTATCTGCTCATCGAATTATTGCTATTGTAAGTCCGGAGTCAGCTCCTATTAAACGAACAGTACAGGAAGCACGCGAACATAATGCTTTACTTGATGCTACGTATGGGAGAAAAACAAGGGCGGTTATTGTTATGGATGATGGGCATGTTGTATTAAGTCCAATTCAACCAGAGACGATTGCACATCGTTTGAATAATAAAGAAGATTTAAGTGAGGAAGGGTAG
- the rpoZ gene encoding DNA-directed RNA polymerase subunit omega gives MLNPSIDSLLTKIDSKYTLVTVAAKRAREMQLADNCVIEQPVSHKCVGKSLEEIDAEVLKYVPSEDKIID, from the coding sequence ATGTTAAATCCATCAATTGATTCATTATTAACAAAAATCGATTCTAAATATACACTTGTAACAGTAGCTGCAAAACGTGCGCGTGAAATGCAACTTGCTGATAACTGTGTTATCGAGCAACCTGTTTCTCATAAATGTGTAGGTAAATCACTAGAAGAAATCGATGCAGAAGTATTAAAATATGTACCAAGCGAAGACAAAATCATCGATTAA
- the priA gene encoding primosomal protein N', with product MKFASVIVDVPARQTDRPFDYIIPKKWEDIVQTGMRVVVPFGPRKLQGFIIGIKDSAEVESKKLKTIHEILDVTPVLNEELLKLGYWLTSETLCYMISAFQVMLPTAIKATYKKRLQLRKQEEVAPELLFLFQDKEAIDWEVIETQPHLYRTIQQEIKNGTIEVVYQVKDKVQKKKQRVVQPELPEDKLELAAFELKSKKQQDVLYYFVENYKSVPLKVITEELQITDAPIKALVKKRLISEKYVEVYRNPYDDDDFEQTKPFPLTEEQKQVITPILSSITNETYNPFLLYGVTGSGKTEVYLQSIAAVLAKGKEAIVLVPEIALTPQMVDRFKGRFGSQVAVLHSALSVGEKYDEWRKILRKEVKVVVGARSAVFAPFENLGIIIIDEEHESSYKQEDNPRYHARDVAVWRGQYHKCPIVLGSATPTLESFARAKKGVYELLTMEKRMNEQALPTVEIVDMREELRDGNRSMFSKALHEKIADRLEKKEQMVLFLNRRGHSTFVMCRDCGYVVQCPHCDISLTYHKMNHRLKCHYCSHEENMPTECPACQSTYIRFFGTGTQKVEEEITKLFPEARVIRMDVDTTSRKGMHEKLLKAFGEEKADILLGTQMIAKGLDFPKVTLVGVLTADTMLHLPDFRASEKTYQLLTQVSGRAGRHELPGEVIIQTYTPEHYSIELAKNQHYDVFFDQEMQMRRTRQYPPYYYVVLVTVSHPELLKAVQVTEKIVGHLRAHCTQQTMVLGPVASAIPRIKDRYRYQCMIKYKREPNLKNVLKMVNEHYQAEMQKELQISIDFNPTMLM from the coding sequence ATGAAATTTGCAAGTGTAATTGTTGATGTACCTGCACGTCAGACAGATCGACCATTTGATTATATTATCCCTAAAAAGTGGGAAGATATTGTCCAGACAGGCATGCGTGTAGTAGTTCCATTTGGCCCAAGGAAATTGCAAGGCTTTATTATTGGGATCAAAGATTCGGCTGAAGTAGAAAGTAAGAAATTAAAGACAATCCATGAAATATTAGATGTAACACCAGTTTTAAACGAGGAATTATTAAAACTTGGATATTGGCTTACAAGCGAAACGTTATGTTATATGATTTCAGCCTTTCAAGTCATGCTTCCAACGGCGATAAAAGCGACGTATAAAAAGCGTCTACAACTTCGTAAACAAGAAGAAGTAGCACCTGAACTACTGTTTTTATTTCAGGATAAAGAAGCGATAGATTGGGAAGTTATTGAGACGCAGCCACATCTATACCGCACGATTCAACAAGAAATTAAAAATGGTACGATTGAAGTTGTTTATCAGGTAAAAGATAAAGTGCAAAAGAAGAAACAAAGAGTCGTTCAACCGGAGTTGCCAGAAGATAAATTAGAATTAGCAGCATTTGAATTGAAAAGTAAAAAACAACAAGATGTACTCTATTATTTTGTGGAAAATTATAAAAGTGTGCCGTTGAAAGTGATAACAGAAGAGTTGCAAATAACAGATGCTCCAATTAAAGCACTTGTTAAAAAAAGGCTCATCTCAGAAAAGTATGTGGAAGTATATCGGAATCCATATGACGATGATGATTTTGAACAAACGAAACCATTCCCGCTTACGGAGGAACAAAAGCAAGTTATTACACCGATTTTATCATCAATTACAAATGAAACTTACAATCCATTTTTACTATATGGTGTTACGGGAAGCGGAAAAACAGAAGTATATTTACAATCTATAGCAGCGGTGCTCGCGAAAGGGAAAGAAGCTATTGTGCTTGTTCCTGAAATTGCGCTAACGCCTCAAATGGTAGATCGTTTTAAAGGTAGATTTGGCTCGCAAGTTGCGGTTCTTCATAGTGCGCTGTCTGTTGGAGAAAAATATGATGAATGGCGTAAGATTTTAAGAAAAGAAGTGAAGGTTGTAGTTGGTGCACGCTCAGCTGTATTTGCTCCTTTTGAAAATTTAGGGATTATTATTATTGATGAGGAGCATGAATCGAGCTATAAGCAAGAAGATAATCCGAGGTATCATGCAAGGGATGTAGCTGTGTGGAGGGGACAATATCATAAATGTCCTATCGTTCTTGGTAGTGCAACACCGACACTTGAATCGTTTGCAAGAGCGAAAAAAGGTGTGTATGAATTACTAACGATGGAAAAACGTATGAACGAACAAGCTTTACCAACAGTAGAGATTGTTGATATGCGTGAGGAACTTCGTGACGGGAATCGTTCCATGTTTTCGAAGGCATTGCATGAAAAAATAGCAGATCGATTAGAAAAGAAAGAACAGATGGTGCTCTTTTTAAATAGAAGAGGTCATTCTACATTTGTTATGTGCCGTGATTGCGGGTATGTTGTACAATGTCCGCATTGTGATATCTCGCTGACATATCATAAAATGAACCATCGTTTAAAATGTCATTATTGCAGTCACGAAGAGAATATGCCGACTGAGTGTCCTGCTTGTCAAAGTACATATATTCGTTTCTTTGGTACAGGTACACAAAAGGTAGAAGAAGAAATTACAAAACTATTTCCAGAGGCACGAGTCATTCGAATGGATGTAGATACGACAAGTCGCAAAGGAATGCATGAAAAATTATTAAAGGCATTCGGGGAAGAAAAAGCAGATATACTACTTGGAACACAAATGATTGCGAAAGGATTAGATTTTCCTAAAGTAACGCTTGTTGGGGTTTTAACTGCAGATACGATGCTTCACTTACCTGATTTTCGAGCGAGTGAAAAGACGTATCAGTTATTGACGCAAGTAAGTGGGCGAGCAGGCAGACATGAATTGCCAGGGGAAGTTATAATTCAAACGTATACGCCAGAACATTACAGTATAGAGTTAGCAAAGAACCAACATTATGATGTGTTTTTTGATCAAGAAATGCAAATGAGACGAACAAGACAATATCCACCTTATTACTATGTTGTACTTGTAACAGTATCTCATCCAGAATTATTAAAGGCAGTGCAAGTGACGGAAAAAATTGTCGGTCATTTACGGGCGCACTGCACGCAGCAAACGATGGTGTTAGGACCGGTTGCCTCAGCAATTCCAAGGATAAAAGATAGATATCGTTATCAATGCATGATAAAATACAAACGGGAACCAAACTTAAAGAACGTGCTCAAAATGGTAAATGAACATTATCAAGCAGAAATGCAAAAAGAGCTACAAATCTCAATTGATTTTAATCCAACAATGTTAATGTAG
- a CDS encoding YicC/YloC family endoribonuclease yields the protein MICSMTGFGRSKVENDTFQITVEMKSVNHRFLEMSIRLPKQMMVFEDKIRKIIAQQVRRGRIEVSISITGEGLVERKLSVNWSLLEQYQSIMEDIKGKFQLQDSITLQQLMAMPEVTAIEEVENVNEQFENSLYEAVRQAAHMLKTMRDGEGERLHKDIAYRLQEIHNCVNAIIPHAPIVTQKYRERLENRLKELHNQELDEQRLLTEVAIFAERCDIHEELVRLQSHLEQFRETLQIEEPVGRKMDFIVQEMHREINTIGSKANDLTISKYVVEMKNNLEKIREQVQNIE from the coding sequence ATGATTTGTAGTATGACAGGATTTGGAAGATCGAAAGTAGAAAATGATACTTTTCAAATTACAGTAGAAATGAAATCGGTGAACCACCGTTTTCTAGAGATGAGTATTCGACTTCCGAAGCAAATGATGGTATTTGAAGACAAAATTCGTAAAATAATTGCACAGCAAGTTCGGCGTGGACGCATTGAAGTGTCTATTAGTATAACGGGTGAAGGGCTTGTTGAAAGAAAATTAAGTGTGAATTGGTCGCTTCTTGAGCAGTACCAATCGATTATGGAAGATATAAAAGGAAAATTTCAATTACAAGATTCTATTACACTTCAGCAATTAATGGCAATGCCAGAAGTAACAGCGATTGAAGAAGTAGAAAATGTAAATGAACAATTTGAGAACAGTTTATATGAGGCTGTTCGCCAAGCTGCTCATATGTTAAAAACGATGAGAGATGGCGAAGGAGAACGATTACATAAAGATATAGCGTATCGTTTACAAGAGATTCACAATTGTGTAAATGCAATTATCCCGCATGCACCGATTGTTACACAAAAATATCGTGAACGATTAGAAAATCGCTTGAAAGAATTACATAATCAAGAACTAGATGAACAAAGATTGTTAACAGAAGTCGCAATCTTTGCAGAGCGTTGTGATATTCACGAAGAGTTAGTTCGTTTGCAAAGTCATTTAGAGCAATTTCGTGAAACACTGCAGATTGAAGAGCCTGTTGGAAGGAAAATGGATTTCATCGTGCAAGAGATGCATAGAGAAATTAATACGATTGGTTCTAAGGCAAATGACTTAACAATTTCAAAATATGTTGTAGAAATGAAAAATAACCTTGAAAAAATTCGTGAACAAGTACAAAATATTGAGTAG
- the rlmN gene encoding 23S rRNA (adenine(2503)-C(2))-methyltransferase RlmN, which produces METTVRKQKKNLETKKPSIYSLQLHEMQDWLKEQGEPKFRAGQIFDWLYKKRVKNYDDMSNLSKGLRDKLSNSFDITTLNTLVKQTSSDGTIKFLFQLYDGYSIETVLMRHEYGNSICVTTQVGCRIGCTFCASTLGGLKRNLEAGEIVAQVVEVQRALDETEERVSSLVVMGIGEPFDNYDNLMSFLRIINHEKGIHIGARHMTVSTSGIVPKIYKFAEEDMQINFAISLHSANTELRSKLMPINRAYKLPDLMEAVKYYVNKTGRRITFEYGLFGGENDQVEQAEELAALLKGVKCHVNLIPVNYVPERDYVRTPREQIFLFEKTLKDRGVNVTIRREQGHDIDAACGQLRAKERKEETR; this is translated from the coding sequence ATGGAAACGACTGTGAGAAAACAAAAGAAAAATCTAGAAACGAAGAAACCATCAATTTATTCTTTACAACTTCATGAAATGCAAGATTGGTTAAAGGAACAAGGAGAACCAAAGTTCCGTGCAGGACAAATCTTTGATTGGCTATATAAAAAACGTGTAAAAAATTATGACGACATGTCGAATCTTTCTAAAGGATTACGCGATAAATTGTCGAATTCCTTTGATATTACTACTTTAAATACATTGGTAAAACAAACGTCTTCTGATGGAACAATTAAATTCTTATTCCAATTATACGATGGTTATTCTATTGAAACAGTGTTAATGCGCCATGAATATGGAAATTCTATTTGTGTAACAACACAGGTCGGATGCCGTATTGGTTGTACGTTCTGTGCATCTACACTTGGTGGGTTAAAACGAAACTTAGAGGCTGGAGAGATTGTAGCGCAAGTAGTAGAAGTGCAACGTGCACTTGATGAAACAGAAGAACGTGTAAGTTCGCTTGTTGTTATGGGAATTGGAGAGCCGTTTGATAATTACGACAACTTAATGTCATTCTTACGCATTATAAACCATGAAAAAGGAATTCATATTGGCGCAAGACATATGACAGTTTCAACAAGTGGAATTGTTCCAAAAATTTATAAGTTCGCTGAAGAAGATATGCAAATTAATTTTGCGATTTCATTGCATTCTGCCAATACAGAGTTACGTTCAAAATTAATGCCGATTAACCGTGCTTATAAGCTACCAGACTTAATGGAAGCTGTTAAATACTATGTAAATAAAACAGGGCGTCGTATTACGTTTGAATATGGCTTATTTGGAGGAGAAAATGACCAAGTTGAGCAAGCTGAAGAACTTGCTGCGCTTTTAAAAGGTGTAAAATGTCATGTAAACTTAATTCCGGTAAACTACGTACCTGAACGTGATTATGTACGTACGCCACGTGAACAAATTTTCTTATTTGAAAAAACGTTAAAAGATCGTGGAGTGAATGTAACAATTCGCCGTGAACAAGGTCATGATATTGATGCAGCCTGCGGTCAGTTACGTGCGAAGGAGCGTAAAGAAGAGACGAGGTGA
- the gmk gene encoding guanylate kinase yields MRSRRGLLIVLSGPSGVGKGTVRKELFSHEDTRFQYSISVTTRKPREGEVDGVDYFFKEREEFEEMIRNERLLEWAEFVGNYYGTPIDYVEKTLQEGKDVFLEIEVQGAIQVKKAFPEGVFIFLAPPSLSELKSRIVGRGTETEDVIENRLTVAKEEIEMMDAYDYVVENDQVELACDRIKAIVVGEHCRRERVAKYYKEMTEGL; encoded by the coding sequence ATGAGAAGTAGAAGAGGATTGCTCATCGTTCTTTCAGGGCCTTCTGGGGTTGGAAAAGGAACGGTTCGTAAAGAGCTGTTTAGCCATGAGGATACACGTTTTCAGTACTCTATTTCAGTAACAACACGTAAGCCGCGTGAAGGTGAAGTAGATGGTGTGGATTATTTCTTTAAAGAAAGAGAAGAATTCGAGGAAATGATTCGTAATGAAAGATTACTTGAGTGGGCTGAGTTCGTAGGTAATTATTACGGAACACCGATTGACTATGTTGAAAAAACATTACAAGAAGGAAAAGATGTATTCTTAGAAATTGAAGTGCAAGGAGCAATTCAAGTTAAGAAGGCTTTTCCAGAAGGTGTATTTATTTTCTTAGCACCCCCAAGTTTATCTGAACTAAAGAGCCGTATTGTCGGACGTGGTACAGAGACTGAAGATGTTATTGAAAATCGTTTAACTGTAGCGAAAGAAGAAATCGAGATGATGGACGCTTACGACTATGTAGTAGAAAACGATCAAGTTGAATTAGCTTGTGATAGAATTAAAGCAATTGTGGTTGGCGAACATTGCCGCCGCGAAAGGGTAGCAAAATATTATAAAGAAATGACGGAGGGTCTATAA
- the coaBC gene encoding bifunctional phosphopantothenoylcysteine decarboxylase/phosphopantothenate--cysteine ligase CoaBC: MLKGKKILLCVTGGIAVFKAAALTSKLTQAGAIVKVMMSESAMKFVTPLTFQALSRHDVYTDTFDEKDSAVIAHIDLADWADIVLVAPATANCIGKLAGGIADDMITTTLLATTAPVWIVPAMNVHMYENKIVQKNMMTLKTLGYTFIEPGEGFLACGYVAKGRLEEPEAIIARLEEAFSEQKPLQGKKILITAGPTREKIDPVRFMTNFSSGKMGYAIAEVAAKLGADVILVSGPTALNPPLHVNTVQVESAQDMLEVVLQQYQNVDVVIKTAAVADYRPKYVHDNKMKKKNGDAVIELERTVDILKTLGEMKDKQLLIGFAAETTNVEEYATKKLREKNANMIVANDVKAQGAGFGTDTNIVTMYRKDGEVIELPLLTKKEVAREILKQIEMMLEDDRL; the protein is encoded by the coding sequence ATGCTAAAAGGGAAAAAGATACTTCTATGTGTAACAGGAGGCATTGCGGTCTTTAAAGCGGCTGCGTTAACTAGTAAATTGACACAAGCTGGTGCTATTGTAAAAGTAATGATGAGTGAGTCGGCAATGAAGTTTGTTACGCCTCTTACATTTCAAGCACTTTCTCGCCATGACGTATATACAGATACATTCGATGAGAAAGACTCAGCTGTTATTGCACATATCGATTTAGCAGATTGGGCAGATATAGTACTTGTTGCACCTGCTACTGCCAATTGTATTGGGAAGTTAGCTGGTGGTATTGCAGACGATATGATTACAACTACTTTGTTAGCTACTACAGCCCCAGTGTGGATTGTACCTGCTATGAATGTGCATATGTATGAAAACAAAATTGTACAAAAAAATATGATGACGTTAAAAACGTTAGGATATACATTTATTGAGCCTGGAGAAGGTTTTTTAGCGTGTGGTTATGTAGCGAAGGGAAGACTAGAAGAACCGGAAGCAATTATTGCACGGTTAGAAGAGGCTTTTTCAGAACAAAAACCATTGCAAGGAAAAAAAATATTAATAACTGCTGGCCCAACTCGTGAAAAGATTGATCCAGTGCGTTTTATGACCAATTTTTCTTCTGGGAAAATGGGATATGCAATTGCGGAAGTGGCAGCGAAATTAGGTGCTGATGTCATACTTGTTTCGGGACCGACAGCATTAAACCCGCCATTACATGTAAATACGGTACAAGTGGAATCTGCACAAGATATGTTAGAAGTAGTTCTGCAACAGTATCAAAACGTAGATGTTGTCATTAAAACAGCAGCAGTTGCAGATTATCGCCCGAAGTATGTTCATGATAATAAAATGAAAAAGAAAAATGGTGATGCTGTAATCGAACTCGAGAGAACAGTAGATATTTTAAAAACGTTAGGTGAGATGAAGGACAAACAGTTACTTATCGGTTTTGCGGCTGAAACGACAAACGTAGAGGAATACGCAACAAAAAAATTACGTGAGAAAAATGCGAATATGATTGTTGCGAACGATGTAAAGGCGCAAGGAGCTGGATTTGGTACAGATACGAACATTGTAACAATGTATAGAAAAGATGGAGAAGTTATAGAGTTGCCACTTTTAACGAAAAAAGAGGTTGCTCGTGAAATATTAAAGCAAATTGAAATGATGTTAGAAGATGATCGTCTATGA
- the fmt gene encoding methionyl-tRNA formyltransferase, translating into MIKVVFMGTPDFSVPVLRRLIEDGYDVIGVVTQPDRPVGRKKVLTPTPVKVEAEKHGIPVLQPLRIREKEEYEQVLALEPDLIVTAAFGQIVPNEILEAPKYGCINVHASLLPELRGGAPIHYAIMEGKEKTGITIMYMVEKLDAGDILTQVEVEIEERETTGSLFDKLSEAGAHLLSKTVPLLIQGKLEPIKQNEEEVTFAYNIKREQEKIDWTKTGEEVYNHIRGLNPWPVAYTTLAGQVIKVWWGEKVSITEKAEPGTIVALEEDGFVVATSNETGVKITELQPSGKKRMSCSQFLRGTKPEIGTKLGENA; encoded by the coding sequence ATGATAAAAGTAGTATTTATGGGAACACCGGACTTTTCAGTGCCGGTGCTTCGTCGTCTTATCGAAGATGGCTATGATGTAATAGGTGTGGTGACGCAGCCTGATCGTCCGGTAGGTAGAAAAAAAGTATTAACACCTACACCTGTTAAAGTTGAAGCAGAAAAACATGGTATTCCGGTGTTACAACCGTTAAGAATTCGTGAAAAAGAAGAATATGAACAAGTGTTGGCATTAGAGCCAGATTTAATTGTAACAGCTGCTTTCGGTCAGATTGTACCAAATGAAATTTTAGAAGCACCGAAGTATGGATGTATTAACGTCCACGCGTCTTTACTACCTGAACTTCGTGGTGGTGCACCAATCCATTATGCAATTATGGAAGGTAAAGAAAAAACGGGTATTACAATTATGTATATGGTAGAGAAGTTGGATGCTGGTGATATCTTAACGCAAGTAGAAGTGGAGATTGAAGAGCGTGAAACGACAGGCTCTTTATTCGATAAGTTAAGTGAAGCAGGGGCACACCTTCTATCTAAAACAGTACCTTTATTAATCCAAGGTAAGTTAGAACCAATTAAACAAAACGAAGAAGAAGTAACGTTTGCATATAATATAAAACGTGAGCAAGAGAAAATTGATTGGACAAAAACAGGTGAAGAAGTATACAATCACATTCGCGGATTGAATCCATGGCCAGTTGCTTATACGACTTTGGCAGGACAAGTTATTAAAGTATGGTGGGGAGAGAAGGTCTCTATTACAGAGAAAGCTGAACCAGGTACAATAGTAGCTCTTGAAGAAGATGGATTTGTTGTTGCAACAAGTAATGAGACAGGTGTTAAAATCACTGAATTGCAACCTTCTGGTAAAAAACGTATGAGTTGTTCGCAATTTTTACGCGGCACAAAACCTGAAATTGGAACGAAGTTAGGAGAAAATGCATGA
- the rsmB gene encoding 16S rRNA (cytosine(967)-C(5))-methyltransferase RsmB → MRQNVRELALDGLIQVEKSGAYSNLLLNNLIEKNAIDRKDIGLLTEIVYGTIQRRDTLDYYLQPFLKKKVEAWVRVLLRLSLYQMIYLDRVPERAAIHEAVEIAKRRGHKGIAGMVNGVLRSIQREGVPSLDEIKDPVERLAIATSHPMWLVQDWASEYGLETAEKMCEVNMLPPVPTARVNVDKITVEEAIELLASEGIEAKRGDLSEDAIQIERGNVAHTDAFKKGFLSIQDESSMLVARALEPNEGDVVLDSCAAPGGKTTHIAERLKGTGQVMSLDLHAHKVRLIKQQAERLGLENVETKALDARKVQEHFANETFDKILVDAPCSGFGVIRRKPDIKLGKDKGDSERLSTIQLAILEKIAPLLKQGGRLVYSTCTIEKIENEQVIKQFLQEHPEFEWDTTIKNRMPEKLNPYIDEGQVRILPHYFATDGFYIACLRKKV, encoded by the coding sequence ATGAGACAAAATGTTCGTGAGTTAGCTCTTGATGGCTTAATTCAAGTAGAAAAAAGTGGTGCATACAGTAACTTACTTTTAAATAATCTAATTGAAAAAAATGCAATTGATAGAAAAGATATTGGTTTGTTAACTGAAATTGTATATGGAACGATTCAACGTCGTGACACATTAGATTATTATTTACAGCCTTTTTTAAAAAAGAAGGTTGAGGCGTGGGTAAGAGTATTACTTCGCTTATCTTTATATCAAATGATTTATTTAGACCGAGTGCCCGAAAGAGCGGCTATTCATGAAGCAGTTGAGATTGCAAAGCGTCGCGGGCATAAAGGGATTGCTGGTATGGTAAACGGGGTATTACGTTCGATTCAGAGAGAAGGGGTACCTTCTTTAGATGAAATCAAGGATCCAGTAGAACGTTTGGCAATTGCAACAAGTCATCCAATGTGGCTTGTTCAAGACTGGGCTTCTGAATATGGTTTAGAGACAGCTGAGAAAATGTGTGAAGTGAATATGTTACCCCCAGTACCAACAGCGCGTGTAAATGTTGATAAAATAACAGTAGAAGAAGCAATTGAGTTGTTGGCTAGTGAAGGTATTGAAGCGAAGCGCGGCGATTTATCAGAGGATGCAATTCAAATTGAAAGAGGGAATGTAGCGCATACAGATGCGTTCAAAAAAGGTTTTCTTTCTATTCAAGATGAAAGTTCTATGCTTGTAGCGCGCGCTTTAGAACCGAATGAGGGAGATGTAGTTCTTGATAGTTGTGCTGCTCCAGGCGGAAAAACAACGCACATTGCAGAGCGATTAAAAGGAACAGGTCAAGTTATGTCTCTTGATTTACATGCACACAAAGTACGTTTAATTAAACAACAAGCAGAGCGACTTGGTCTAGAAAATGTTGAAACAAAAGCACTAGATGCTAGAAAAGTGCAAGAACACTTTGCAAATGAAACATTTGATAAAATATTAGTAGATGCACCATGTTCTGGATTTGGTGTGATTAGACGTAAACCTGATATAAAGTTGGGTAAAGATAAAGGCGATAGTGAAAGATTATCGACGATTCAACTTGCAATACTAGAAAAAATAGCACCATTGTTAAAACAAGGTGGTCGCCTTGTTTATAGTACGTGCACAATAGAAAAAATAGAAAATGAACAAGTAATAAAGCAATTTTTACAAGAGCATCCTGAATTTGAATGGGATACTACGATAAAAAATCGCATGCCAGAAAAGCTAAATCCGTATATTGATGAAGGTCAAGTACGAATTTTACCGCATTATTTTGCAACAGATGGCTTTTATATTGCTTGTTTAAGGAAGAAGGTGTAG